A section of the Paramisgurnus dabryanus chromosome 4, PD_genome_1.1, whole genome shotgun sequence genome encodes:
- the LOC135785811 gene encoding inositol 1,4,5-trisphosphate receptor-interacting protein codes for MEDTFLNVLFVVVSLLLSKEHNVIQDQNDDAIVGMRDHELVLLQEAAKLEDERAVAMEPPLPNQEASQRPNYKLPGREEDTSDVKQTMANVRSTAPHDEQMSTVGDQNDFRQKAFAADGQEKLHVSNTDIDQSESSVDLSHGEEKLEKRNHVQIDTNQADEASFMDASMYSWYICKAISLISLFRFLKWILTLNFKTQPKKHSFLNGRNKSTMSNIRAKVSHLDYKALTSFCDQVVQVPASNIWWTREFVDGFVSDLLETVRDVSGKSSDVTIEDFIGVGSLYEQWGSRKSIVCDIHVRFVTPKPYSFEFELLRDKTCLYSKAKVVKGAKSSNCLCSSSDLDDDTLCLLHPDPKHDNVVEDYTNLCEENSSYLSKTHVVKWFRNAFRKAWEESSHKYDFQLIFPKGESPVSLKVVFRSGKVIRFNITPVVQFQDSQAYLVSYLPSNRHLSDTDWPVCFAHYENALLQHFTKTLPENSCHIRCLQILSFLHKHQIGLTGKCGLTCYHLKNTLLHLLLVNNPTSWQPEQISLRLHEMLTFLQQRLEVKLLHHALVGNPLVPGDFGFPEEFRKQKPLNLFLPLLSNVELCIKTDRHLEDMVKNMPVLMYEYSMK; via the coding sequence ATGGAGGACACATTTCTGAATGTGCTTTTCGTTGTCGTCAGTCTGCTGCTCTCGAAAGAGCACAATGTCATTCAAGACCAAAATGACGACGCCATAGTGGGCATGCGAGACCACGAGCTTGTTCTCCTGCAGGAGGCTGCAAAGCTGGAAGATGAGCGGGCTGTTGCCATGGAGCCGCCACTTCCGAATCAGGAAGCATCACAACGTCCAAACTACAAGCTGCCGGGGAGAGAGGAGGATACGTCAGatgttaaacaaacaatggcaaATGTCAGGTCCACAGCACCACATGATGAACAAATGTCCACAGTGGGTGACCAAAATGATTTTCGCCAAAAGGCGTTTGCAGCAGATGGCCAGGAGAAATTGCATGTGTCCAATACTGATATAGACCAATCGGAGTCCAGTGTAGACCTCTCACATGGAGAAGAGAAACTAGAAAAGCGAAACCATGTCCAGATTGACACCAACCAAGCTGATGAAGCATCCTTTATGGATGCGAGTATGTACAGTTGGTACATTTGCAAGGCCATCTCCCTGATCTCGTTGTTTCGTTTTCTAAAATGGATCCTGACATTAAACTTCAAAACCCAACCAAAAAAGCATTCATTTCTGAATGGAAGGAACAAATCTACAATGTCGAACATCCGTGCCAAAGTTTCCCACCTGGATTACAAGGCACTAACTAGCTTCTGTGACCAAGTTGTCCAAGTTCCAGCCAGTAACATTTGGTGGACTCGTGAGTTTGTAGATGGTTTTGTTAGTGACCTTCTGGAAACTGTGAGGGACGTGAGCGGTAAAAGCTCAGACGTGACGATTGAAGACTTCATCGGTGTTGGGAGCTTGTATGAGCAATGGGGTTCGAGAAAAAGCATCGTGTGTGACATACACGTACGCTTCGTCACTCCAAAGCCTTACAGCTTCGAATTTGAGCTTTTGAGAGATAAAACTTGTCTGTACAGCAAAGCGAAAGTGGTTAAAGGTGCCAAATCAAGCAACTGCCTTTGCAGCAGTTCAGACCTAGATGACGACACGCTGTGTCTTCTACATCCAGATCCCAAACATGATAATGTAGTAGAGGATTATACCAACCTGTGTGAAGAGAACAGTTCGTACCTTTCGAAAACACACGTGGTGAAGTGGTTTCGAAATGCATTTAGGAAAGCCTGGGAGGAGAGCAGTCACAAGTATGACTTTCAGCTAATATTTCCTAAAGGAGAAAGCCCTGTAAGTCTCAAGGTTGTATTCAGGTCGGGTAAAGTGATTCGGTTTAACATCACACCCGTGGTTCAGTTTCAAGACTCACAGGCATACTTGGTTTCCTACCTCCCTTCAAACAGACACTTGTCCGATACCGACTGGCCCGTATGTTTTGCGCACTATGAAAATGCCCTCCTTCAACACTTCACCAAAACGCTTCCGGAGAACTCTTGCCATATTCGCTGCCTGCAAATCCTCTCATTTCTACACAAACATCAGATCGGCCTGACTGGGAAATGTGGCCTAACTTGCTACCACTTGAAGAATACACTGTTACATCTGTTGCTGGTTAACAATCCCACATCATGGCAACCCGAGCAGATCAGTTTGAGGCTTCATGAGATGCTGACGTTCCTTCAGCAGAGACTCGAAGTTAAGCTACTTCACCATGCTTTGGTTGGGAATCCTCTCGTTCCTGGCGATTTCGGATTTCCAGAAGAATTCAGAAAGCAAAAACCTCTCAATTTATTCCTACCGCTGTTATCAAATGTAGAGTTGTGCATTAAAACAGACAGACACTTAGAAGATATGGTTAAAAATATGCCAGTGCTGATGTATGAATATAGCATGAAGTGA
- the zp3c gene encoding zona pellucida sperm-binding protein 3, which translates to MWLQFVFILFLNTQNVVAEFNATDFESEEEWDTESSMVSPDNYDPSYRAGETATEEPSLLRLPEYVRIQASDLRKDYFSPEMGSMEVPPEVQTILLPSGMPAWRPSYTTAGKKVEVLCHLDRIYVRVQKSVFADINAWKNLKLGTCSVNKATASHYYFRQNLKDCKMRRREDDDSITYTNVLQYRPPITGLIVRDWPFTLPIRCLYPKFHFAYQVGFLPKISAGTMYIGLKNRLDASLTAMDASWNVLPDGMSFVLGQPICFEAKGPSVAGNRLYFNRCFVTPSPEPTSADRYVVVENAGCLVDSKNSAMSQYYTTKDNSTVRLCFAAFFFNNMVSNSPTRKTMFMHCEMFMAPSTPSPSSKSCTFDLHAKQWTEMYGDASVCECCESSCPIPLPTAAKSVITSKSWDLKLGRKPFGKKFLQSNPGFPVGGDWN; encoded by the exons ATGTGGTTGCAGtttgtattcattttatttcttAACACACAAAATGTGGTGGCTGAGTTTAATGCAACTGATTTTGAGTCAGAGGAGGAATGGGATACTGAAAGCTCGATGGTGAGTCCAGATAATTATGATCCATCATACAGAGCTGGGGAAACGGCCACGGAAGAACCTTCTCTCCTAAGACTACCGGAGTATGTACGAATCCAAGCATCCGACCTGCGCAAAGACTACTTTTCCCCAGAGATGGGCTCCATGGAGGTGCCTCCAGAGGTCCAGACCATACTTCTGCCCTCGGGCATGCCCGCTTGGAGACCCAGCTACACCACAGCTGGGAAAAAGGTGGAGGTGTTGTGCCACCTGGACCGCATATATGTAAGAGTCCAGAAGAGTGTGTTTGCAGACATCAACGCCTGGAAGAACCTAAAGCTGGGCACGTGTTCTGTCAATAAGGCCACCGCCTCTCACTATTATTTTCGGCAGAATCTGAAAGATTGTAAGATGAGACGAAGG GAGGATGATGATAGCATAACCTACACCAATGTACTACAATACCGACCTCCCATCACTGGGCTCATTGTTCGGGATTGGCCGTTTACCCTACCAATTCGATGTCTTTACCCcaa gttTCATTTCGCTTACCAAGTTGGATTTCTGCCCAAGATCTCAGCTGGAACCATGTATATAGGTCTAAAGAACAGATTAGATGCTTCACTTACGGCAATGGACG CATCTTGGAATGTGCTTCCCGATGGAATGAGTTTCGTGCTTGGTCAGCCGATCTGCTTTGAAGCCAAAGGCCCCAGCGTTGCTGGAAACCGGCTGTATTTCAACAGATGCTTCGTCACTCCATCTCCAGAGCCTACTTCAGCTGACCGATATGTCGTGGTTGAGAATGCAGG ATGCCTGGTGGACAGTAAAAACAGTGCCATGTCCCAGTACTACACCACTAAAGACAATAGCACTGTAAGACTGTGTTTTGCTGCATTTTTCTTCAACAACATGGTTTCCAACTCACCGACCCGAAAG ACCATGTTTATGCATTGTGAAATGTTCATGGCACCTTCTACTCCTTCACCCAGTTCAAAGTCATGCACATTTGATCTTCACGCCAAGCA GTGGACTGAGATGTATGGTGATGCTTCTGTTTGTGAATGCTGTGAATCTTCATGTCCTATTCCTCTGCCTACTG CCGCCAAGTCCGTGATCACCAGTAAGTCTTGGGATTTGAAACTGGGACGGAAACCTTTTGGGAAAAAATTTCTGCAGTCCAACCCTGGGTTTCCTGTAGGTGGTGATTGGAATTAA